From the Astyanax mexicanus isolate ESR-SI-001 chromosome 12, AstMex3_surface, whole genome shotgun sequence genome, the window aCGGTCGACATCACACAAAATGCGAAGCACATTACAGATGTGTGCAACGTTGGCATTCTGGTTCAGAGCTCAAAATGCACATGCATCAGTCAGATCAATTAGAACAGCACTTGCTGAGAATAAGACAACTATGGAAACTatatgaaattattaaaatatatgagttttcctaaaaatgaaaatatctattttattatcaAAACAAACTGACCAAAGCTTTGGGAACAGATACGCAAGGGTAAAAGTTGGGCAAAGCAGATGAATGGAAATTAATTGAGGAGGAAATGAAAAGCTGAGACTTTTAAGACACACAAAAACCTGACATTTGACTTATGACTGAATGAGTGAGCTGGTGCTTATCAAATCTTTAAGACCATAGTAAAACAAAGAGGTTCTCAATAATTCTCAATAATTCATCTAAAATGGTTCTTCTTCTGAGTTGGTGAAATTCACCCAATGTAGAACTTATTAAACAGAATGAGATATTTTTTACAACGGTATAAATAGTATGCGGCTACTAAaggtgcaacaaaaaaaaacaacactctgTAACTTTAATCTGTACATTAAAGCTCCATTAGGTAGGATTGACATTTTGTGCTCGTTGGCTCCccttacagttgtagagtgtaataaaggtTTTAGTTTCTTTCTTTCATGTTTTCTGACTTTCacagatatattttatatactggcTTTTCACAGGTCTATGTCCAGCTTCtgagagtgtctgtgtgttagtttgtaaagaatgaaccagtagtccttgtagaactgttagaactaaaggtcagaaagcaggtcgcagttcttccGAGTGTTGGtcacggccgcctcggaaaacatACAGAGGCTGGTTTGAGCGAAGATGAGcctggcacagacacgagagaaccgctattcctcctattacacctcaatggagcactgcagtgagtttcaagctgtaattttacttctttaaaaagatccaaAATCAAGGAAaccctacctagtgctgctttaaattagTAAACACTTTTGTGCAGATTACACTGCAGACTGGAAAAGGGGTGTATTGAATATAAGAAAATTGTGCTATGGAAGTTTTGCAATAATGCCTTAAAAACACAATAACTTATATGTGAAGACTGGTGGCAGGCTGTGGTTTATTTTGTGCAGTATTGTAGGGTGCAAAGTTTGGTCCTGGTccggatcaactgaaccatggtacAGTTCATTTGCAGTCAGAACACTTTTGTGGATGTTTTGGACAATTACACAAAGTTAAGGCAtgctatcatcacccattaaaatCCAAAATCCAACTCCTTGTTTTACCTTCGTTGGTAGTGTAAAGGCTAATTGATTGGTGATTAATTGATTACCTTggtgaaataaagttattttattcatataaacACAGAGAGCCTAAATCTCCTGAGTCTTTAACAAAGTGAATTGTTACACCCCTAGTGGCAATTCATTCTCCCTATGCCCCAGAATCAATCTGTATAATCCGAAATCCAGTCGATTACATAATGTACTTGGCCAGGTGTTCAATATCACTAACAAGCTAATCTGTTAGAGTAGGCGTTCGCTTGCAGCAGACTAATCCTTTTAAGTTCAATGCAACTATACTACAACAAACCGTGGATTTCAACACTGTCAACAACTATTGTGTAAAACTGCGACACCCCTCGCAGGAACCCCAAGTGCTGATGAATCATTCCCGTTTGACGCAGGCCTAAGTAGAAGCCTGTTCAAATACTGCCAGATTACATTCCTAATCCTCACAGTAGCGGTCttaaaattagatatttttagaCCATAAAATACCAAACAAGAGACACAAACAGAGCAGAGAAGGTATGCTCCGGAAGTCCAGCTGCCCTGATGATATTCATGAACTTGCCATTTTCCAAGAGTCAGCATATGCTGTACTTTAAGCTTAGAATGTACTTAACAACATTCTACACTATGTGGGTTCGTGCATTAGTGAGTTAAAAGATTAGTAAATGTCCCAaagatgttattttagtaagcaaaCAATATTGAACACAttggcctgtttacacctgacatAAACAAGGAGTTTCCGGTGATCAGATCGCATTcagattactttggattacttgtAAACATAAAAAATCAGGTATAAACTAGGGTTTGTTATATAGTATAATTTACAATAAACTGAATTAACTGAATTATTTtaagctgaattagaaggaaacatggagacacccctgtttcttactagtgttgcatataTGCGCCATATAATCCAGTGAAAAAGATAAAGACCAGAaaaaagatgtttattgatagtgtgtcttATTGTCCGGCGTGCCTCATGTATAAAACTTTACCAGTAAATTtaagtttattgatagtgcgccttatggtgcaaaaaatacggtatgtttaaaacagtttgttcttgaaatgttttaaatataaaaataaaaaaaatagttttatatttgGCCCCTTGGGTGGCCTATATAGGATGTGCTCATTTGGAGGTGGTCCAAGATGAATCCTGTCCACATTTaatacaagtgtaaacagaatgcATTTTCTGTGATCTGTCCAACGACCAGGCAAACAGAAATATTTTTAGAAAGTTAGGAAAAATAGTCTGTCTCAAAAAAGGGATCCACTGATTCCCCACATTATAGAACCTGGATCAGAACAATTTTAATATGAAATGTATTATTGTTTACCAGTGTTCTTTTTAAGCAGGACAACAAAATTGGTATAAGGACTAGTGTAAATAGAAACCATTCAAAGCATATCAATCTGGATACAAACTAATTTTAacatcaggtgtaaacaggcccaTTCTGACCAAAACCTGTTTTAGTTCCAATGAATAGAAAGAAATACTAATCCCAAATATTTGCAAGTTCTTAAGATATGAGACTGGATTGCTTAATTGTTCAGaattctaaaaaaacaaaaacatctaaaCAAGAGCACAAAGACAAAACTGAAAGTTTAAGTAAAATGGAACTACAACTACAGACGTATAGACACAACAAAGACTGGTAAAAACTGACTGACCGAATACTGCATGTCTGTAATTTTAATATATGCATAAATAACTTCAAATTGTACATTAATGAACATGAGAAAATTGCCAATTCCAGCTGCAGCTATACCATTCATAAGCTTAACACTGAAACATGTGATTAATATTTACTAGATGTTCTTAATATACAAGTTAGTCACTCAGTCAGTCATTACCAATCATTTGGCTACAACAAACTGGTAGCGTCACAAGCACTGCCAGTGAACAATCTGGGGGAAGGAGTtcaagaaacagagagagaggtgcTGTACTTACCAACTACGAGAGATCAAATAAGATCTGTCTGCTTTTTTGTGTCTAAATCTATTCTAGACTATGCTATGGTAATATCTATTTACACATGGATCAATGGTCTCAATAATAGTTAGGGAGCTGTACATAGATGTGAAGACAAACCTGCCGCATTATACCATGTTATCCTAAGGacaaacactgacaaaaaataacaatatagttACTACCACTTTAATACAGTCTttgagctttattttaactacttTTCTACAACCACATGGTGGAAAACAAGGTAGAAATTTAcaaagaaacatttaaaagtatttaattaattaactgtgtaTGTAATGCAACAAacattacaatataatacaaaaaatataaataaaaaacatggacTCCAAtgaatctctggaaaaaataagagacaacttaaaaatgatgagtttctttgatgttaccaaattgaaaaccccagtaatataattaagaggaatagatgatcacaagccattaaaccaaactaacTATGCTTGAGGgaagcaggagtggcataaaatccaaaagcagtgtgtaaaattggtggaggagagcatgctaagatgcataaaaactgtgattaaaaaaccagggttattccaccaaatattgatttctgtactcttaaaactctaatatgaacttgttttctttccattatttccattgttttctttccattattttctgcaaataaatgctctaaatgacaatatttttatttggaatttgggagacattttgtctgtagttcatagtaTAAAGcaacattgtttattttactcaaacataaacctattatgTTTATAGAATTAAGcaacattgtttattttactcaaacataaacctattaatagcaaaatcagagaaactgattcagaaactgaagtggtctcttaattttttccagagctgtattcctgGACAAGGCTTAATCTTTATCCGGAAAACAGACCTTAAAAACAGGGCtaataaaatgaatgttaaaataaGTCCAGTCTAGTACTGTAAATGGACATTACCCTTAGTGTGTGGATTAAAATGAAGTCCAAAGTCTGTAGAAACTCACAAatcatttttgttaaaaaaaatctaatgtttgTCCTTAGGATGAAGACTTGAGTAAAATTACTTGTTTTGGAATTCAGAGCAGTACCTGGGTCTACCTGTCTTGCCTGGGGGACTGAAAGATAAACGTCTGCAAAAAGAAAGTGGAAAGAACTAGAGAAAGTCAGGAAAGAGGAATGAGTAATGGTAGTTAAAGCAGATCAGAAATCACAGTTTGTAGCACTGAAGGAGTGACAGAACCCATCTTAGACCgcagacagtaaaaaaaagttataaatataaattattcaatGTGAACTTGTGAATTTTGTTGTTAGTAAGATAcactataaaatatacaaaaaaatacaactttatttgtattttactttGTTGCCTATACTTCACAACTTTGTTGTAGGACATCTTTGATTCTTTGACTAACAAAGATGCTCCACTCAATTTTCACAAGATTGCAATTAGATACCTAAAATCTAATAGACAAGTTTTTGTGTTAGAAAGCGAAGTGTTAGCGGTCTAGGGTAGGTAGCCAAAAGAGAGAAAGGGCAAAAAGATTTGATGCTTATCACAGccaaaaatgctaaaaattatTCAGTTCTCCAGCTGCTTTTAGAAATCAAGCTCACTGGTTAGGCCTTTACATATTTCAATACATGTGCAGTCTCAAAAACAGAACAAACTTTGTTAATTCTTTGGTTAACTTAAATAAAGCAATCAAAAAAAGCAAGTCTTTTTGCTGTCTGAAACTGTTGAAAAAACAAGCAACAGGCTACAATTATGTTGCTATAGTCTGTCTTCATTTACAtgttttaatatgtaaaaaaaaaggataaaatgcCATCAGCATAAGTTTAAAGCACACTTTAAAACACATATAATACATCCTACCTATTCATACAAACAAAATGCACTAGTGTGATTATGCCTGTCACGACAACTATGTTTTATACAGAACAATATATTTTGTTCCATAAATTATTCTGATAAAttattttatcacaataatttattcttttttatatataaatgttactGTCTGCTCACAGGCTCGTCCTTGCCTTTGACAGAAAGCAAAACAGAACTGCCTAAAATTTAGGCTGCAAAAATTATTAAATGTCAtattcatatattgtatgatactTTGACAACATAATTAGTGTGACAGGCCTAAGAAGtgaaataaaacagtaataaatgcCGTATTTCCATCTAGTGGTGGAATAAGAACTCCAGCTTCCTGTGATCAAGGAGCTTTAGGGTAAAATAGTGTAATTCTGATCTCATGAATATGATCTGATTGGCGCTCAAGATCAGCTAATTTTAGAAATACTGGCATAGTGTGGCTGAAAATTCAATTATCGTGAGTGGCCTAGGTGAcatgaaaatattaaaaacaataaacttCATTAAGGAACTTCATTAAGGGACCTGTTAAGAAACAGCTTCCTGCTTGTACAGCTTcctaaaagtaagaaaaaaaaataaaaagctgaatCATTCTAGCAACCGATAAACGTCTTTGACTTTAACCATCAAATCTTCTCATCTTCATTCATAACAACATCATCCCCTCAACCCCCAAACCCCCACAGCTTTTCTAAACATTATTACTGTGGATTTCAACAGGAGATCTCACTCAAATGAATGTAGTGATGGTGCAGTTCTGTTGAGTCTGCTTGGAACTGTCTGATTGTCGTGAAAGAAGCAGCAGGAATCATGTGAGTGTTTGTATAGAGTCCGAATTGTACTCCCTGCATGAAAACCGTAACTGCATCTATGTTGAGAAGAGCTTTCAGTGTGCAGCATAGCAATAGCAGTGGGCCGTAGAGCCACAGACACTGAGAGCAAAAGGCATCACATGAGAGCATTCTTACACATGCAGTCCACACACAGACATGCCTGCATATACCTAAAGCAGAACTTTACCCAACATTCTTACCTCCGACTTCTCCATTTTGTTTTGGGCATCTACTTGTGTAATGATCTCGTTCATGTTGGTCTCTAGAACCATACCACCCATCACCATCTCAGCCAGGATATTGTGAACCTGGCAAACATATAGCCAGaacaaaaataagtgaaaatggaTTTTGATTTCAGAACATACATCTATATTAAGAAGCAGTTTACTGGCGTGAAACTGTGCAATTGAAAGGACACTGTAGTAACCTATTGGGCTGCCTCTAGCTTAGATACAGCATTAGATAcattctgttaattgttgagttaaaagtggggtttgcgctctgcagcactgtgtgtgtgtttaacgagcaggGATGTATGCACGGGCGCAAGTATAGGAAAGGATGACttactgttgtctaggtttatttcagtccgTGGAGcccctgtgttttccgccaccaaatTAACCAGATATTTTACCTTTATTCACACTTTATTTCCAGAccgccacgcccatcagtgtagatttattcctaaatccaatgttactttaacttaaaatagactgttgaggggATGTAAGACCTCAAAGAGCATTGTGACAAGCCTTGCGTAGGGTGTACGATAGAACCCCTAGTGTCTAAAAAGAACACATCTGTAATCATTTGCATATCTGCCTATTTTTGCAGCAATCCAGctgacttgttttttttaaatcatcagaATTGACTTACCTTGTCTACATGGAAAATTAGGTCAAGCTCACAGACATTCTCAAAACATTTGTCCAATGTTTCCACAAACacctgcagagagacagagagagcaattTACTGTAAAATTTATAGTGCAAATCCAACCAATATTAATATTACAAAGTAGTGGTATAATACAAAATGAAAGCACCTGAATTCATACAAAAATAAAGTACCTGGATTAAATCTAGAATGCCAAGTTCACTTTCTGAGGAGTCTACACAGAAGACAAAGTACAATGTGGCATAGTGTCTGTAGATCAGCTTGTTGTCTGATCCACCTATCAACCTGAGAGcacacagaaaatatatattcatttaacAATGGAAGCCTTTTGATGGGCTAATTACCATACATGATCATTAAAAACATGCTTATTAAAACGTAGTCTTCCTTACATTCCACCCTCCAGGAAATTGCAGACGTTCTCGTCTCGCTTTGAAACCAGATGAAACGTTTCCCTAATGATCTGCTGTTCTGTGTCTTCAGTCTGGGGGAAAGATGAAAGGAACGTAACGTTAGAACAGCATCCGCATGTCAGtattaaacttttaatatttttattgtttaaaggGAAGATGTGGATCtttgaataaatgaattaattaatatatatttaaaccacTACACTGTCATTAAATGATCTGCTTTGTTTGAGTGCAAATGCAGGCACTGCagtcatcatttttaaaatagtgttttaacacataaaaacctgaataaaaaaataaataaatatattgctaAAAACATACATAGGACAAGGTGGAAGTCTGAATATCACTAAAACCAAACAGAACTAAAGTATCCATCAAtcattcctggtatttgcttattttggaGTGTTTTATTATCTTCAGTAACACGGATGCTGTGAAGTaccatagagaattgtcttgtgctGGATCAAgcattgcagaatcacagtatcgtgataccATGGTTATCATGGGCCaagtatcgtgataatattgtattatgtgttgccctgtgatttccacccCTACTGTGCAAATGtcttacacaattacacaaatatgcattatttaaatatacagcatgCTGTGTTTTTGGTGTTACAGATCAATACTGATGATTTAACGATATGCTTTGTTAAGGATTTTCATCATATCATACAGTACTATATATGGACATTTTTCCTAAACACACTGAGGCATTTTCagtcatatcacccagccctagtgtacacccaaaaaaatattctgcATGCTGCTGTTACCATTAGAAATGTCTATGTGCAAAATAATTGCAACACAGGAACGTGGAAGTTTATACTAATCACTACAGGAAAGGCCCACTAATGGCCTGTAACACTTATAACACTTATTACAGAAATTGCCTGCAGTTGTTTATTATTCCAGACTCAAAAAAGTGCTAAATAAAAGCAGAAACAATTTAAATACACTGTCCTGACAGTGCATTTCCCAGCAGTCAGAGAAAGATTGCAAGTTCCAGGCAGTTTTAAGGTGCCCTGCCTGCTGGCATGGTGTCATACTAACATTCAAGTGAGAAACTCAAATATCATTCCAATGTCAGGTGATAAGGCTGGAATGCTGCAACCCAGGCACTAATGTCCGCAGTATTCAATGAGAAAACatctttaaaatacattaattttaaaGACCAGCACTCGTTATGTTTTAGCAGTGTATTGCTTTGGTAACAAGTAAAAGGTAACATTTAAAAGGTAACATTTAAAAGCTATTTCTAACTTAAATGTAACAGCTGATggatatgaatacttttacaatactaacaaattaacaaaccactagactcgttttttttttttgctggtactgataataacattggATTCTTGAGTACTGCCTGATACCAATCAAAtatcttttctttaaaaaaattacctAGTTGGTGCAGCTATGTAAGAGTCTCTCATCATCAGTCTCCAACATAAGACTGTTGGTTCAATTCTTGGTAAAGCCACAGCCATCTGTGGaaaagggctgcaactaatgattattttggaagacaactaatctgatgattattttttcgcttagtcgattagtcaacgtttttttctgccatgtcctccatctttaaaaacaagagaaacagctgaacatgaaattaaaaggcatttaaatgtatggatgttgtttaaatgtggaaagtactgatatttagtgattaaataatcTAGtagtctgttgtgtttgggcacttttggagacagagactaagttgagtgtaaactgtgtgagtgagccatttacccgtctcccattgtgcttctgtccctAGCACTTTGTGGAAtccagtactgttacaaattaacgattaatcgACAATGAAATATGTAgtggacaaatttaaataaatgtcaactatcaactaatcgttgcagccctacagtgGACTGCGTTAAACAAACGATTATCACCTACTCTATAATtggtatgatttaaaaaaaaatcatttagattTGAGGATGAATTTACAGAGAGAAGattgatgatgtttttttttacatagtctttgcttttaaaaggtaaattagtACAGCATTTATCTATGCGAGTATTTTTATGTAAGTCAAGAGAGTTATGAATGACTTTCTGGCAGTTCATCAGAAGAGGTCAATTTGCCCTTTCAGCTCATGGCTATGTTTAGAATACTCTATAATTGCTAAAACAAAGCGATAGGAGGTGCGAGACTATAGACAGCACCAGGTGTCCAGAGAAAGGTCAAAACACAGTGTTAATCTAATTATCTCTCACTGCAGGCTACAAAAAATCTCCTGACTCATTTTAGTGGAAACATTCCACTTAAACTTCTTCTCAAACTTGATCTGCTTGAAAGACCTCTCTGTATGGCTCACATAAATCAGGAAAATTTAGTATATGTATTAAGCAAACAAACACTTTAAATGGGCCCTGTAATAGAAAATTGTGTTTATCCTGACAGAGTTGAATAGTACGTTTTGTACATGGAAATAGTGTACTGTAAACCTGAAACACTGCTCTAGTTAActtattaaaatgataatttcAAATTCAgcataataaacattataaaatccCGAAACTATGGTGACCTGCAAAGCCCACCAAGCAAAGCCTTAAAAGTCCAAATGCAGCTGTTTATGGGTGAATCCAGTCAGGAAATCCAAGTGGATCATACACCACCATGCTTTTAAAAATGGACAAAGCTAAAAGAATGCCAATCAGAAGAGTGGGAAGCTATCCAGCTATCTGCATATCATGGCAAGTAGGCCCAAATAAAACTATAGGTTGTAAATACGTttgtaaaactgcatctgagcATTTTCACCCTAAACAAAGTGATATACTTACTGCTTCCTACAAAAACATCTCAATAAATGCATACTAAGAAGCATCCCAACACAAACCGCAGCATGTTTCCTGTGCAGTCTATCATTCATCTGGCAGACTTTTCTTTCAACACATCACATATGGTcatcagtcatttctcattaGCACAGAATAAGATGCAGAAGCATTAGCAATCCCAGCAGTCCCTTCCTGTCAGGTATAATCAGCTCTCATCATGTCTCCATAGCTGGCACTGTTTTCATTAACGCTCTGTAAGTACAAAGCAGTGGCCTATTAAATCAAATCAGGCTCCATTACAAAAACAGGACTGTTTAATGAGATTCCAGCAACAAAGTTTGTGATTAAGAAGTAAACAAAGCTTTTTAGAGGGCTTTTCATTTAAAATGCTTTGTCCAACAGACAATTAGACCCCAGTTACATCTGGTTACTTAATTCACCTTGAGTTTCAGCCAGTTAAAAGTGCAAGTGCAAGGGAAAGTGCAAAGTCATCCAAGACTTAAAAGacttaaaaacagataaaaactcATTTGATCTGACTCAAAGTGATCGGAGATGCATTTGAGCCATGTCAAAACTGAGTAAACATAACAGTATCTACAAGATGCATTTGTACAGATCTGCTCAAAGTGCATTGTGTGTCTCCTGACGCACATCAGGCAATGACCACATCAAATCTAAAGCGACAGAGGGGCAGGGATTCAACAGCATGGCTACATGTATGCTGACTTGATTCCTATTGGAAGACATTGTAGAAACAAAGGTCTCTGtattcataaagaaaaaaaaatacatacaggtgTTACCAAAGTATGGACAGTTTTCTGCTAGATAAGAGATTTTGCTGTTTTATCATTAGCTGCTAGCATTTCATACCAATTAAAAAGAAGGCTACTATACTAAACTTCGATTCAGACCTGCATAGGTGCCTTCCTGCCTCAGAATCCTGCCTTAATAAGCAATATTTCTCCCGATTCAAACACAGGCAAAGTTACAGACACCTAACTTATCACAGCAACCAATGCAGATTTATGGTTTATGATGTTATGGATACGCAAATACGATCTAATTACTAGCAAAAAACACGGCAGACAGTCATCttaacagctttttaaaaaacacactgTCCTGCTGTACAAACTCAACATGTGGTCTTATGTTACTGTGCTGGCAGTGCAAGGCAAGTCAGTTGTTGCTGTAACACCCCTAGTGGCAATTTTCACAATTGGAATCTGATACAATTTTATACGTACAACACACTTTATAACACGGCAGCTTTGCAGAAATCCGGATCTAGTCTCCTAATGATTAAGCTGTGAGTGGCAATGTCAGAGAAATCCTCTCTCATGAAAAAAACTCATCAAAAGAATGGAAGAATGAAAATCCATCACTCCAGATAATGTAGTTCCACAGCCAGGGCTGAGGGGCTTTAGACCCATCTGGACGTCTGCTGACTTTAGGCTCATGTGTGTCccattctttaaaaaatgtttttctatgATGATTTTCCCAGCATTTCGTGCACAACTAAAGGCCTGTGCCATACCAGCAATGGGTGCACCTCAAAGAAGCACACATATTGGTGAGAAAGGTAGTCAGAAATTGGGTCTGAAGATACTTAAATGCAGAAACATCTGAAAATCTATATAGTCATGCAATTTTCTAAACCAGCCAACCTTGCAGCAGCAGTGCAATTTTTTAGTCATGCAGACACAGGCTGGCCACCTGAAGTAGTACATGCAATGTTACTTCCTGGATGATGAATTCCTCATgtccaaaatataaataaataaaaaaaaatcacaaactgGTTTAACGAACATGTCAATGAGCTCAGTGTTCTTCTGTAGCCTTCCcaagtcaccagatctcaatcacTTTTGGGATGCAGTAAAACAGAAAAGCCTTATGGATGTGCTTCTAAAAAACACAATCACCTTTTAAGAACAATAATTTAAGTGATAAATATTAAATGAAtgtttgcaaaaataaaatattatatttgggTCAAGCTCATTGATTGGTCTGGCAGAGTACATTCACACAACTAGCAAATTCAACTGGTGCATTAGCAACTAGTAACAATAATTTTAGTGG encodes:
- the ap3s1 gene encoding AP-3 complex subunit sigma-1 isoform X2; its protein translation is MIKAILIFNNHGKPRLSKFYEHYTEDTEQQIIRETFHLVSKRDENVCNFLEGGMLIGGSDNKLIYRHYATLYFVFCVDSSESELGILDLIQVFVETLDKCFENVCELDLIFHVDKVHNILAEMVMGGMVLETNMNEIITQVDAQNKMEKSETFIFQSPRQDR
- the ap3s1 gene encoding AP-3 complex subunit sigma-1 isoform X1, coding for MIKAILIFNNHGKPRLSKFYEHYTEDTEQQIIRETFHLVSKRDENVCNFLEGGMLIGGSDNKLIYRHYATLYFVFCVDSSESELGILDLIQVFVETLDKCFENVCELDLIFHVDKVHNILAEMVMGGMVLETNMNEIITQVDAQNKMEKSEAGIAGAPARAVSAVKNMNLPEMPKNINIGDISIKVPNLPSFK